TTACATGTAGCGAAAAAGTTAAAAAAATTAGAAATTAATGTGGATTAGAACTGAGGAGGTATTTTGTAAAAAAATCAACACTAAAACATATATATAATAATGATCTTAGAATTTTTAAAGCAAGTATAAAAAACAAAAATGGAGGTATAATCTTTGTATAAATACAAAAAATTAGATAACGGATTAAATGTTATTTTAGTATCCAGAGAATCTATGATGAGTGCCGCTGTTCTTTTTTGTGTCAAAGCTGGTTCATCTAAAGAAAGTTCAAACGATGCTGGAATATTTCATTTGATAGAACATTTAGTTTTTAGAGGCACTAAAAAAAGAGATGCGCATCAAATTAAAAATCCCATAGAAGAAGTAGGTGGAACCTTAAATGCTTTTACTTCTAAAAATTTTACGGTGTTTTATACAAAAGTTCCAGCCATAAAAGTAACAGAAAGTATTGAGATTTTGTCTGAAATAGTTTTTGAACCACTATTTAAAACCGAAGATATTATTAAAGAAAAAAATATTGTTTCGGAAGAAATTTCTTCATATGAAGATGATCCAATTAACAATGTTTTTGAAAATTTGTATAAGAATATTTACGATGAAGGTTTTGCAAGACCCGTTTTAGGTTTTAAAGAAACTGTTTCAAACTTAAATTATGATGTTATTGATTATTATTATAAAACATTTTATATTCCTGAAAACGTTGATGTTATAATAGTAGGTAAGTTTGTTGAGGATGATGTTCTAAATCAGCTTAATAAAATAAACCCAACCAATGATTCTCGATTAAAAATCGATATAAGTAGTCCAATTATTAAAAATGAAAATGTGGTTATTAAAAAAGCAAAAAAAGATCTTTCAAGTAGTTATGTAGTTAGAGCATTTAAAGCATCGGGTAAGATAACTCAAGGTTATTATAATACGCTTATTTTAAATACTTTTTTGGGAAGTGGCATGAGCTCTTTATTATTTTCAAAGCTAAGAGATGAAGAAGGATTAGTGTATGAAGTTGCATCCGACTATGAAGCTTATCCAAAAGAAGGTCTTCTACTATTTTTTGCAGCTACTTCTGAAGAGAAACTCTCTATATTGATAAAAAAATTTCAAGAAATTTTTTCTATTATCAAAGATTATAAAAAAATGGAAAAATGGTTTAATTATGGTAAAAATAGATTGATTGGAAAATTAACTTTAGAATTAGAAAATAATCTCTCGATGGCATTAAATATTTTAGATTTATACGAAAATTATGGTAAAATCATAACGATAGAAGAATTTATAGAGAAATTAGAAAAAGTAAAAATGGAAGATGTCATTGAAACAACAGAAAATATACTACTAAGTCCCGAATTTATCTCGATACTTTCTCCTCAAAGATAATTTTTTAAAGGTGGGATGATATTAATGAAAAGAGTGCCTTTTTATGAATTAAAAGCGGGACAGGTTGTGGCTGAAAATGTTTATAAGGGTTCTACATTATTAATTTCAAAAGGGACTGTACTTAAAGTTAGAGATATCGAGAGATTAAAAAATTACGGTATTAGAATCGTAATGGTGTACGATGAGAATGATTTCATCGAAAAGAAAATTGAAGAAAAAATTACCATCCAATTTGATGATATCCCTCCTGTTGTTGAAGAAGAAAAATATACTCAGTGGCATCAACAGTTTGAATTTGTTAAAAATATTACCCATTTGAAGGAAGACACTACTGAACTCGATAACTTGTCAGAAGATATTTATAAACGATTTTTAAAGAAGGAAGATGTTGTTCTCAATCTTTTTCATTCTATTGGAGACGAATCGTTAAATGCACATTCTATAAACACAGCCATTATTTCGACTATAATAGCATCAAAAATGAATATGCCGGATGTTTTTTTCAATCCCCTTTTGAAAGCTTCTTTGTTGCATGATATAGGTTACAGTTTACTAGGTAAAAGAGTTATATTTGATTATTTAGATTTACAAGATGTAACTGTCAGATCTCACATAGTTTCTGCATATGAAGCCTTAAAAAATATCGAAAAAAACATAAGCAAAGAGATTGTAGATGCCGTTTCTACTCATCATGAAAGGTTTGATGGTAACGGAATATTTATGCGTTTAAAGGAAAATTCTATAAGTCCCGTTGTAAGAGTCCTTCAAATAGGGGATGCCTATGATTCGTATATAGAAAGTGGACATTCTTCCTACGAAGCTATGAGTTTTCTTTTGAGATATTCCGGATTAATTTTTGACCCTTATTATGTTAGTTTATTTTTTTCAATTGTGGGATTATATCCTACAGGAACCATCGTATTATTAAATAATGGTAAAAAGGCTGTTGTTTTAAAAAAGGGTAAAACTTCCACTTTTCCAATAGTTCAAATCGATGGAGAAATTGTAGAAACTGGCATTGAAACAGGTTTATACATTAAAGAAGTTTTAAAAGAAGGAGAATGAAAGTTGAGTCCCAAGATTTCAGAAAGTTTAGAAAATTATTTAAGAGCCATATACACATTACAGATCGATGGAAAAATTCCAAGAATTAAAGACATTTCAAAAATTTTGTCTGTAAAAGATGCATCTGCTGTTGAAGCCGTTAAAAAATTAGAAAAGATAGGTTATGTAAAACATGAAAGGTACGGTTATGTTAATCTAACAGAAAAAGGCTTGCTTATGGCAGAAAGGGTCTATAGAAAATATATAATATTAAATGATTTTTTTGTAAATGTTCTAGGACTTTCCAAAGAACAAGCTTATAACTTGTCATGTGGAATGGAGCATCATATTACTGATAACATATATGTTTCATTAGATGGTTTGATACTCTTTTTAAAAAGAAACCCTATAGAATTTAACAAAGCAAAGGAATTTATTTCAAAATATCGAAAAAAAATGCCACATGATTTTAAAACAACTTTGTATGATCTACCTCTTGATAAACCTTCAGAAATATTAGATATTTCTGAAGAAAATGAAATGAAAAAGGCTTTAATAAGCAAAGGTATATATCCAGGACTAACTGTAGAAATTAAAAAAAAGGAAGAAAAGAGTTTTGAAATTTTTGCAAACGATAAAATTATAAACCTTTCAGAAGAAGAAGCCAAACATATTATTGTTGCATAGTAGTAAAAATTTTTCAATAAATATGGTAATTACCATAAATAAGGGTGGATCACAGTTGTAAAAACGACCAATTTGGGCGTTTTCACGTGGGAGGTATTCTTAAAAAAGTTTAAAATTAAAAGTTCAACAAAGCTTAAGTTTTAGAATTTCTAAAGACAGTATATAAGATAATTTGTGGAGGAGTTGCCATGTCTACTAAAATCGAAAAAGCTACCCAATATATAAAAGAACATACAGAAATAAAACCTGTTATAGGGTTAATATTAGGATCAGGATTGGGATACATCGCTGATAAAGTAGAAAATTCCAAAATAATAAAATACAAAGATATCCCTTTTTTCCCTCAATCTACAGTTGTTGGGCATGAAGGAAGTCTTGTTTTAGGAACCATTGAAGGAGTTCCTGTCATGGTATTGAAAGGTAGATTCCATGCTTATGAGGGTACAGAACTAAAAAAAATAGTTTTTCCTATATATGTAATGAAAGCTTTAGGAGTTAAAGGCATTATTATTACAAATGCCGCAGGGGGAATAAACAGAACTTTTACTCCTGGAGATATAGTCGCTAACACTGATTTTATCAATTTTACTTTTAAAAACCCATTGATAGGTCCTAACTTAGACAAGATAGGTCCAAGATTTCCTTCGATGGAAGAACCCATAGACAAAAAATGGTTAAAATTAGTAATAGATGAGTCAAAATCAGAAGGAATAGAAATCAAAGAAGGTATATACTTATGGACTCTCGGCCCTTCCTACGAAACGCCGGCAGAAATAAAATTATTTGAAAAACTTAATGCAGATTTGGTAGGCATGTCAACCATGCCGGAAATAATGGCTGCAAAACACGCAGATCTTAAAACACTTTCTTTTTCTGCAGTAACAAATATGGCTGCGGGAATATTGTCAGAACCTCTGAAACATGAAGATGTTTTAAAAGTAACTGAAAAAATCAAAATTAAATTTGAAAAAGTTGTATACAATGCTATTAAATTATTTTGAAGTACAAATACTATAGAAATGAAAAATTTTTAAAAATAAGTGCTTGAATTTAAATAGATTTAGTACAAAGATTAGATAAGGAGACGATTATTAATTGCAAGAAAAAGAAAAAATCATTGAAGAAATCCTTAAAAGCAATAATATATTGATAGTTGGCCACATATTACCGGATGGAGACGATGTTAGCTCTGTAGTAAGTATGAAATCAGGATTAGAGAAATTAAATAAAAAATGTACAGCAGTAATAGACGATGATATACCTGAATATCTATTACAATTTCCATTAGTTAAAAAAGAAATTAAAGATTTTTCTTCGATCGAAAATGACCTTAATAAGTTTGACCTTATGATTGTATTAGATGCTTCTTCTACTGATAGGATTGGAAAAATTGAAAAGTATTTAGAATTCTTCAAAGTAGTTTTAATCGATCATCATGCTACCAATACCCATTTTGCAGATATTAATTGGGTAGATTTTAAAATGAGTTCTACAGCACAAATGGTTTATAGAATTTTGAATGATTTAAATGTTGATTACGATGAAGAATTAGCTACGATGAATTTACTTGGAATAGCAACAGATACAGGTTTTTTTAGATATCAAAACACAGGAACGCAGGTTTTTAAAGATGCCGCTGCGCTTACAGAGAAAGGAGCTAATATTAGTTATATTGCTAATTTAATATTAGATAGTACGCCTATAGAACATCTTTATTTACTCAAAGACATTATTTCAAACCTTCAGTTATTATTAAATGGACAGATAGCTTATACTACCATAACCCTTGATATGCTTTCTGCTTACGGCATTATACCAAAGGATGCTCCTTCTTTTGTTGAAAAGTTACGTTCTATAAGAAATGTGGAAGTAGCCATTGTATTTCAAGAATATGAGCGAGGATTATACCATGTTTCTTTGAGATCCAAAGAATGGGCGGACGTTTCAAAAATTGCTGTTCATTTTGGTGGAGGTGGACACCCAAGAGCCGCAGGATTTTCGCTTAAAACAGATAAAATTAAGTCATCTATTCAAGAAGTCCTTGATTTTATAACGAAATTCATGAAAAATGAAGAAAATTCTAAAATCTTATAAAACATATAACATATAAGTGTAGTAGTTCCCAAGAAAGGATAATTTTCTAAAAATAAGGTTTTGAATTTAAAGTAGGTTTAGGGTGACAATAAAATAAAATCTTTAAAGGAGGTTAGGTGCGTTATTATCGCACATTGCTAATATGAGAAAAAAGCTTACTTTTTCTGTTATTGTTTTAATTTTTCTTTCAATATCCATCTTTTCACAAAACATTTTGAACTTTGTTCCAAAAGATTCTAAAGGTGTATTTTATTTTAGCAATTTAGCAGACACATACGGCGATTTGAAAACTGTTCCTACGATAAAATCTTTACTTTTAGAACCTTTCAACGGTGAATTACTTGTCAGCGTTTTAATTCAAATGTATTTTAACACTGTCAAAATTGATTATAATAGTTTTTTATCCGAATTTCAAAATGATTTAGTTGTATTTATTCAAGAACCTAAAGAAGATGATTATTCTTTTGGTTTTGTTATTGGACCTGTAAAAGATCCTCAAAGCCTTTCAACTAATTTAAATAATATCTTAAATAATTTTACTAACAATTCCTCATTTAATTTTATCCCGATTTATGAGAATGTTGAAAATTCAAAATATTTGATAATGGTTCAAAACACAGAATTATATTCATCTTCACAAAAAGGAATTGAAAATTTTGAAGAAAATTTATCTAAAAATAATGGATTACTCTATAAGTTAAACACTTCTGATTATCAAGGTGAAGGATATTTTTACGTTGATGAAGGGTTATTGATCGGAGGAGGTTCTGGAAGCGTAGATCCTACTTCTATTGACAAAAGTTTTATTAATACGCCAGATAAGTATAATTATGTCTCTCCTATATTTTTAACATCCGGTTTTATACCTAAGGATGTATCCTTTATATCTGACATTATAAACAATTTTGTTGATTATGAAATAATAGAAAATTTACTATCACTATCCAGTGGAGTAGAATTTAGTGGAAATTTTTTAAATACATCAGAAGGAATTTATTTAAAATTAAAAACAGAAGCAAAAATAGACGAAGTTATTCCCATTTTGCAAGGGCAATCAATTAAATATAAGAAGATTGATTCAAATAATTTAGAATTTTATATTGAAAAGCAGATTACTAATCAACAAAATAGGAAAGAAACTGTAAAACAAACTTATTATATTTGGAAAGCAAATGAGTTTATGCTATTATCTAATAAAAAAGAAAATGATCTTCAAAAATTTTTATCTACTCAACCTAAACTTTCTGATGATCCATTATTTAAAGGATTAAGTGAAAAAATTGGAATAGGAAATGTTTCTTATATCTTTGTAGATATAGCTCCCATTTTCAAACAATATGTTCCAAATATAAGAGGAGAATATGGTCTACTAATAAATATTAGTTCAGATGAAGAAGGCAAATTAACAACTAAATTTATTGTTAAATGAATAAGTATAAAAAATACTTCGTCATAATTGCTAAAATAGAAAGGGCATGCATATGCATGCCCTTTTACTGGTGCCGAGGGCGGGAGTTGAACCCGCACGAGGTTCTCCACCCCAACGGATTTTGAGTCCGCCGCGTCTGCCAATTCCGCCACCTCGGCATCCCGAATAATTATACTATAATTATATTTAATTGTCAATAAAATAGAGAGTTTAAAAATAAAGGTTTTTTAAAAATAATCTTTTGAATTTAAAATGGGTTCAGGGCAAAGCCCTCCTCCCTCTTTCGGTAAAAATACCGAAAAGTTAAAAAAATTAAATGGGAACTTTAGTAAAGGAGCATTTCTAAAAATAAGCTTTTGAATTTAAAACTGGTCCAGGGCAGAGCCCTCTCCCTTGCTTGGCTACAAGTGCCAAAAAGTTAAAAGAATTAAATGGCAACTTTAGTAAAGGAGCATTTCAGAAACTAAGCTTTTGAATTTTAAACGGGTTCAGGGCAGAGCCCTCCTCCCCCTTGCTTGGCTACAAGTGCCAAAAAGTTAAAAAAATTAAATGGCAACTTTAGTAAAGGAGCATTTCAGAAACTAAGCTTTTGAATTTAAAACGGGTCCAGGGCGAAGCCTTCTCCCCCTTCGCTACAAGTACCGAAAAGTTAAAAGAATTAAATGGGAACTTTAGAAACGATAATTTTCAGAAACTAAGCTTTTGAATTTAAAACGGGTCCAGGGCGAAGCCCTCACCACATCGTTCGCAGTTTCACTGCAAAATAATCTTTTGAATTTAAAACTGGTTCAGGGCGAAGCCCTCCTCCCCCTTTCAGTATACGTATCAATTACATTAATTAAAACCGAAGTAAATAAAAAACAACTTTTTTTAGGAGGTAATTTTTAATGAAAAAATTAGCTATTATTGGATTTGGGGCCTCAGCAATAGGATTTTTAAAAGGTTTTATAGAAGATAGAAAAAACGAAAAATTTATCGTTGATGTTTATGAAAAAGGCGAAAATATCGAAACTTCCGGTTTTGGAGGCTTAAAATACGATGGAAAATTGTTTATATCAAAAGAAATGGGTGGAGATTTAGAAATTCCTCTCAATATACAAAAAAAAGTTGTAGAATATTATCTGATAAAATCTGGTTATGCCGAAAAAAAGAATAATGGGACACTCATTTTGTCCGAAAAGTTGGAAAGAGGTAACTCTTTTGAAAACGAGCAATTATATAGAAAGTTTTATGATGCAGGATTTGAACCAATTATCTCTCATTTTTTTCACTTAGGAACGGATATACTAACAGAAACTGTTAAAAACATTTATAAAGAATTTTTAGAAACAAAAAATATAAATTTTAAATTTGGAGAAGAAGTTACAAAAGTTTTACCTTCAGAGAAACAAGTTATAGTTATCAGCAATAAATCAGAAGAAAGTTATGAT
This genomic interval from Petrotoga sp. 9PWA.NaAc.5.4 contains the following:
- a CDS encoding pitrilysin family protein; the protein is MYKYKKLDNGLNVILVSRESMMSAAVLFCVKAGSSKESSNDAGIFHLIEHLVFRGTKKRDAHQIKNPIEEVGGTLNAFTSKNFTVFYTKVPAIKVTESIEILSEIVFEPLFKTEDIIKEKNIVSEEISSYEDDPINNVFENLYKNIYDEGFARPVLGFKETVSNLNYDVIDYYYKTFYIPENVDVIIVGKFVEDDVLNQLNKINPTNDSRLKIDISSPIIKNENVVIKKAKKDLSSSYVVRAFKASGKITQGYYNTLILNTFLGSGMSSLLFSKLRDEEGLVYEVASDYEAYPKEGLLLFFAATSEEKLSILIKKFQEIFSIIKDYKKMEKWFNYGKNRLIGKLTLELENNLSMALNILDLYENYGKIITIEEFIEKLEKVKMEDVIETTENILLSPEFISILSPQR
- a CDS encoding HD-GYP domain-containing protein, which translates into the protein MKRVPFYELKAGQVVAENVYKGSTLLISKGTVLKVRDIERLKNYGIRIVMVYDENDFIEKKIEEKITIQFDDIPPVVEEEKYTQWHQQFEFVKNITHLKEDTTELDNLSEDIYKRFLKKEDVVLNLFHSIGDESLNAHSINTAIISTIIASKMNMPDVFFNPLLKASLLHDIGYSLLGKRVIFDYLDLQDVTVRSHIVSAYEALKNIEKNISKEIVDAVSTHHERFDGNGIFMRLKENSISPVVRVLQIGDAYDSYIESGHSSYEAMSFLLRYSGLIFDPYYVSLFFSIVGLYPTGTIVLLNNGKKAVVLKKGKTSTFPIVQIDGEIVETGIETGLYIKEVLKEGE
- a CDS encoding metal-dependent transcriptional regulator, which gives rise to MSPKISESLENYLRAIYTLQIDGKIPRIKDISKILSVKDASAVEAVKKLEKIGYVKHERYGYVNLTEKGLLMAERVYRKYIILNDFFVNVLGLSKEQAYNLSCGMEHHITDNIYVSLDGLILFLKRNPIEFNKAKEFISKYRKKMPHDFKTTLYDLPLDKPSEILDISEENEMKKALISKGIYPGLTVEIKKKEEKSFEIFANDKIINLSEEEAKHIIVA
- a CDS encoding purine-nucleoside phosphorylase, whose product is MSTKIEKATQYIKEHTEIKPVIGLILGSGLGYIADKVENSKIIKYKDIPFFPQSTVVGHEGSLVLGTIEGVPVMVLKGRFHAYEGTELKKIVFPIYVMKALGVKGIIITNAAGGINRTFTPGDIVANTDFINFTFKNPLIGPNLDKIGPRFPSMEEPIDKKWLKLVIDESKSEGIEIKEGIYLWTLGPSYETPAEIKLFEKLNADLVGMSTMPEIMAAKHADLKTLSFSAVTNMAAGILSEPLKHEDVLKVTEKIKIKFEKVVYNAIKLF
- a CDS encoding bifunctional oligoribonuclease/PAP phosphatase NrnA; its protein translation is MQEKEKIIEEILKSNNILIVGHILPDGDDVSSVVSMKSGLEKLNKKCTAVIDDDIPEYLLQFPLVKKEIKDFSSIENDLNKFDLMIVLDASSTDRIGKIEKYLEFFKVVLIDHHATNTHFADINWVDFKMSSTAQMVYRILNDLNVDYDEELATMNLLGIATDTGFFRYQNTGTQVFKDAAALTEKGANISYIANLILDSTPIEHLYLLKDIISNLQLLLNGQIAYTTITLDMLSAYGIIPKDAPSFVEKLRSIRNVEVAIVFQEYERGLYHVSLRSKEWADVSKIAVHFGGGGHPRAAGFSLKTDKIKSSIQEVLDFITKFMKNEENSKIL